One Denticeps clupeoides chromosome 3, fDenClu1.1, whole genome shotgun sequence DNA window includes the following coding sequences:
- the LOC114785957 gene encoding 5-hydroxytryptamine receptor 4 isoform X5 has protein sequence MSGHGDPAGVRGVDDLVSSEHILNSLERIVLTIFLVVIIIMTVLGNLLVMVALCKDRQLRKKKTNYFIVSLAFADLLVALLVMPFAAIELTTGQWRYGETFCLVRTSLDVLLTTASILHLCCIALDRYYAICCQPLVYRNKMTPVRVTLMLGGCWVIPTFISFLPIMQSWNAIGIEDIIEDRKFSNITNETYCVFLVNRPYALICSAVAFYVPLGLMVLAYQRIYVTAMEHARQIGTLQRAGSAPDSYLSHDQQGSSRMKIETKAAKTLAVIMGCFCLCWAPFFITNVVDPFIHYSVPWQMWTAWLWLGYVNSGLNPFLYAFLNRAFRRAFLMILCCGDERYARQGSYVPSRPYSASANGTSIALRNICYEVPSPVLQQLLKHSYNGDGHCPRLSFIPSRSYSDNGKRILSSELESQDSTGYNTDRLSL, from the exons ATGAGCGGCCACGGCGACCCGGCCGGCGTGCGCGGAG TTGATGacctggtgagcagtgagcacatTCTTAACTCCCTGGAAAGGATTGTTCTCACCATCTTCCTGGTGGTCATCATCATTATGACTGTTCTTGGAAACCTGCTTGTAATGGTGGCTCTTTGCAAAGACAGGCAGTTAAG GAAGAAGAAGACCAACTACTTCATTGTGTCGCTGGCATTTGCAGATCTCCTGGTTGCACTTTTAGTGATGCCGTTTGCGGCCATAGAGCTGACCACTGGCCAGTGGAGGTATGGGGAGACGTTCTGCCTGGTGCGCACCTCGCTGGATGTGCTGCTGACCACTGCTTCAATACTGCACCTGTGCTGCATAGCCCTCGATCG GTACTATGCTATTTGCTGCCAGCCACTTGTGTACAGGAATAAAATGACTCCGGTGAGAGTGACCCTGATGCTGGGAGGATGCTGGGTAATCCCCACCTTCATCTCTTTCCTTCCCATCATGCAAAGCTGGAATGCCATTGGCATTGAGGACATT ATCGAGGACAGGAAGTTCAGCAACATCACCAACGAGACGTACTGCGTCTTCCTGGTCAACCGGCCATACGCGCTCATATGTTCGGCAGTGGCCTTCTATGTTCCGCTGGGGCTGATGGTCCTGGCCTACCAGCGCATCTATGTGACAGCAATGGAGCACGCGCGACAGATCGGCACTCTCCAGAGAGCCGGCTCTGCGCCCGACAGCTACCTCAGCCACGACCAGCAGGGCTCCAGCCGCATGAAAATCGAGACCAAGGCGGCCAAGACGCTGGCTGTTATCATGGGGTGCTTTTGCCTCTGCTGGGCTCCCTTCTTCATCACCAATGTGGTGGACCCTTTCATCCACTACAGCGTTCCCTGGCAGATGTGGACGGCCTGGCTGTGGCTGGGCTACGTCAACTCGGGTCTAAACCCATTCCTATATGCCTTCCTAAACCGGGCCTTCCGCCGCGCCTTCCTTATGATCCTCTGCTGTGGGGATGAACGCTATGCGAGGCAGGGAAGCTACGTCCCCTCCAGACCGTACTCAGCCTCGGCTAATGGGACATCCATTGCTCTCAG GAACATATGTTATGAAGTACCATCGCCGGTTCTGCAACAGCTCCTGAAACACAGTTACAATGGGGACGGCCATTGCC CCAGATTGTCCTTCATTCCCAGCCGAAGCTACAGCGACAATGGCAAGCGAATTCTGTCCAGTGAGCTTGAATCTCAGGACTCCACTGGCTACAACACAGACAGACTCTCTCTCTGA
- the LOC114785957 gene encoding 5-hydroxytryptamine receptor 4 isoform X2, translating into MSGHGDPAGVRGVDDLVSSEHILNSLERIVLTIFLVVIIIMTVLGNLLVMVALCKDRQLRKKKTNYFIVSLAFADLLVALLVMPFAAIELTTGQWRYGETFCLVRTSLDVLLTTASILHLCCIALDRYYAICCQPLVYRNKMTPVRVTLMLGGCWVIPTFISFLPIMQSWNAIGIEDIIEDRKFSNITNETYCVFLVNRPYALICSAVAFYVPLGLMVLAYQRIYVTAMEHARQIGTLQRAGSAPDSYLSHDQQGSSRMKIETKAAKTLAVIMGCFCLCWAPFFITNVVDPFIHYSVPWQMWTAWLWLGYVNSGLNPFLYAFLNRAFRRAFLMILCCGDERYARQGSYVPSRPYSASANGTSIALRNICYEVPSPVLQQLLKHSYNGDGHCQRIL; encoded by the exons ATGAGCGGCCACGGCGACCCGGCCGGCGTGCGCGGAG TTGATGacctggtgagcagtgagcacatTCTTAACTCCCTGGAAAGGATTGTTCTCACCATCTTCCTGGTGGTCATCATCATTATGACTGTTCTTGGAAACCTGCTTGTAATGGTGGCTCTTTGCAAAGACAGGCAGTTAAG GAAGAAGAAGACCAACTACTTCATTGTGTCGCTGGCATTTGCAGATCTCCTGGTTGCACTTTTAGTGATGCCGTTTGCGGCCATAGAGCTGACCACTGGCCAGTGGAGGTATGGGGAGACGTTCTGCCTGGTGCGCACCTCGCTGGATGTGCTGCTGACCACTGCTTCAATACTGCACCTGTGCTGCATAGCCCTCGATCG GTACTATGCTATTTGCTGCCAGCCACTTGTGTACAGGAATAAAATGACTCCGGTGAGAGTGACCCTGATGCTGGGAGGATGCTGGGTAATCCCCACCTTCATCTCTTTCCTTCCCATCATGCAAAGCTGGAATGCCATTGGCATTGAGGACATT ATCGAGGACAGGAAGTTCAGCAACATCACCAACGAGACGTACTGCGTCTTCCTGGTCAACCGGCCATACGCGCTCATATGTTCGGCAGTGGCCTTCTATGTTCCGCTGGGGCTGATGGTCCTGGCCTACCAGCGCATCTATGTGACAGCAATGGAGCACGCGCGACAGATCGGCACTCTCCAGAGAGCCGGCTCTGCGCCCGACAGCTACCTCAGCCACGACCAGCAGGGCTCCAGCCGCATGAAAATCGAGACCAAGGCGGCCAAGACGCTGGCTGTTATCATGGGGTGCTTTTGCCTCTGCTGGGCTCCCTTCTTCATCACCAATGTGGTGGACCCTTTCATCCACTACAGCGTTCCCTGGCAGATGTGGACGGCCTGGCTGTGGCTGGGCTACGTCAACTCGGGTCTAAACCCATTCCTATATGCCTTCCTAAACCGGGCCTTCCGCCGCGCCTTCCTTATGATCCTCTGCTGTGGGGATGAACGCTATGCGAGGCAGGGAAGCTACGTCCCCTCCAGACCGTACTCAGCCTCGGCTAATGGGACATCCATTGCTCTCAG GAACATATGTTATGAAGTACCATCGCCGGTTCTGCAACAGCTCCTGAAACACAGTTACAATGGGGACGGCCATTGCCAAAGGATCCTCTAG
- the LOC114785957 gene encoding 5-hydroxytryptamine receptor 4 isoform X1 — MSGHGDPAGVRGVDDLVSSEHILNSLERIVLTIFLVVIIIMTVLGNLLVMVALCKDRQLRKKKTNYFIVSLAFADLLVALLVMPFAAIELTTGQWRYGETFCLVRTSLDVLLTTASILHLCCIALDRYYAICCQPLVYRNKMTPVRVTLMLGGCWVIPTFISFLPIMQSWNAIGIEDIIEDRKFSNITNETYCVFLVNRPYALICSAVAFYVPLGLMVLAYQRIYVTAMEHARQIGTLQRAGSAPDSYLSHDQQGSSRMKIETKAAKTLAVIMGCFCLCWAPFFITNVVDPFIHYSVPWQMWTAWLWLGYVNSGLNPFLYAFLNRAFRRAFLMILCCGDERYARQGSYVPSRPYSASANGTSIALRLSFIPSRSYSDNGKRILSSELESQDSTGYNTDRLSL, encoded by the exons ATGAGCGGCCACGGCGACCCGGCCGGCGTGCGCGGAG TTGATGacctggtgagcagtgagcacatTCTTAACTCCCTGGAAAGGATTGTTCTCACCATCTTCCTGGTGGTCATCATCATTATGACTGTTCTTGGAAACCTGCTTGTAATGGTGGCTCTTTGCAAAGACAGGCAGTTAAG GAAGAAGAAGACCAACTACTTCATTGTGTCGCTGGCATTTGCAGATCTCCTGGTTGCACTTTTAGTGATGCCGTTTGCGGCCATAGAGCTGACCACTGGCCAGTGGAGGTATGGGGAGACGTTCTGCCTGGTGCGCACCTCGCTGGATGTGCTGCTGACCACTGCTTCAATACTGCACCTGTGCTGCATAGCCCTCGATCG GTACTATGCTATTTGCTGCCAGCCACTTGTGTACAGGAATAAAATGACTCCGGTGAGAGTGACCCTGATGCTGGGAGGATGCTGGGTAATCCCCACCTTCATCTCTTTCCTTCCCATCATGCAAAGCTGGAATGCCATTGGCATTGAGGACATT ATCGAGGACAGGAAGTTCAGCAACATCACCAACGAGACGTACTGCGTCTTCCTGGTCAACCGGCCATACGCGCTCATATGTTCGGCAGTGGCCTTCTATGTTCCGCTGGGGCTGATGGTCCTGGCCTACCAGCGCATCTATGTGACAGCAATGGAGCACGCGCGACAGATCGGCACTCTCCAGAGAGCCGGCTCTGCGCCCGACAGCTACCTCAGCCACGACCAGCAGGGCTCCAGCCGCATGAAAATCGAGACCAAGGCGGCCAAGACGCTGGCTGTTATCATGGGGTGCTTTTGCCTCTGCTGGGCTCCCTTCTTCATCACCAATGTGGTGGACCCTTTCATCCACTACAGCGTTCCCTGGCAGATGTGGACGGCCTGGCTGTGGCTGGGCTACGTCAACTCGGGTCTAAACCCATTCCTATATGCCTTCCTAAACCGGGCCTTCCGCCGCGCCTTCCTTATGATCCTCTGCTGTGGGGATGAACGCTATGCGAGGCAGGGAAGCTACGTCCCCTCCAGACCGTACTCAGCCTCGGCTAATGGGACATCCATTGCTCTCAG ATTGTCCTTCATTCCCAGCCGAAGCTACAGCGACAATGGCAAGCGAATTCTGTCCAGTGAGCTTGAATCTCAGGACTCCACTGGCTACAACACAGACAGACTCTCTCTCTGA
- the LOC114785957 gene encoding 5-hydroxytryptamine receptor 4 isoform X3 — protein MSGHGDPAGVRGVDDLVSSEHILNSLERIVLTIFLVVIIIMTVLGNLLVMVALCKDRQLRKKKTNYFIVSLAFADLLVALLVMPFAAIELTTGQWRYGETFCLVRTSLDVLLTTASILHLCCIALDRYYAICCQPLVYRNKMTPVRVTLMLGGCWVIPTFISFLPIMQSWNAIGIEDIIEDRKFSNITNETYCVFLVNRPYALICSAVAFYVPLGLMVLAYQRIYVTAMEHARQIGTLQRAGSAPDSYLSHDQQGSSRMKIETKAAKTLAVIMGCFCLCWAPFFITNVVDPFIHYSVPWQMWTAWLWLGYVNSGLNPFLYAFLNRAFRRAFLMILCCGDERYARQGSYVPSRPYSASANGTSIALRFSDMSLMITPR, from the exons ATGAGCGGCCACGGCGACCCGGCCGGCGTGCGCGGAG TTGATGacctggtgagcagtgagcacatTCTTAACTCCCTGGAAAGGATTGTTCTCACCATCTTCCTGGTGGTCATCATCATTATGACTGTTCTTGGAAACCTGCTTGTAATGGTGGCTCTTTGCAAAGACAGGCAGTTAAG GAAGAAGAAGACCAACTACTTCATTGTGTCGCTGGCATTTGCAGATCTCCTGGTTGCACTTTTAGTGATGCCGTTTGCGGCCATAGAGCTGACCACTGGCCAGTGGAGGTATGGGGAGACGTTCTGCCTGGTGCGCACCTCGCTGGATGTGCTGCTGACCACTGCTTCAATACTGCACCTGTGCTGCATAGCCCTCGATCG GTACTATGCTATTTGCTGCCAGCCACTTGTGTACAGGAATAAAATGACTCCGGTGAGAGTGACCCTGATGCTGGGAGGATGCTGGGTAATCCCCACCTTCATCTCTTTCCTTCCCATCATGCAAAGCTGGAATGCCATTGGCATTGAGGACATT ATCGAGGACAGGAAGTTCAGCAACATCACCAACGAGACGTACTGCGTCTTCCTGGTCAACCGGCCATACGCGCTCATATGTTCGGCAGTGGCCTTCTATGTTCCGCTGGGGCTGATGGTCCTGGCCTACCAGCGCATCTATGTGACAGCAATGGAGCACGCGCGACAGATCGGCACTCTCCAGAGAGCCGGCTCTGCGCCCGACAGCTACCTCAGCCACGACCAGCAGGGCTCCAGCCGCATGAAAATCGAGACCAAGGCGGCCAAGACGCTGGCTGTTATCATGGGGTGCTTTTGCCTCTGCTGGGCTCCCTTCTTCATCACCAATGTGGTGGACCCTTTCATCCACTACAGCGTTCCCTGGCAGATGTGGACGGCCTGGCTGTGGCTGGGCTACGTCAACTCGGGTCTAAACCCATTCCTATATGCCTTCCTAAACCGGGCCTTCCGCCGCGCCTTCCTTATGATCCTCTGCTGTGGGGATGAACGCTATGCGAGGCAGGGAAGCTACGTCCCCTCCAGACCGTACTCAGCCTCGGCTAATGGGACATCCATTGCTCTCAG GTTCTCTGATATGTCCCTTATGATCACTCCGCGCTGA
- the LOC114785957 gene encoding 5-hydroxytryptamine receptor 4 isoform X4, with protein MTVLGNLLVMVALCKDRQLRKKKTNYFIVSLAFADLLVALLVMPFAAIELTTGQWRYGETFCLVRTSLDVLLTTASILHLCCIALDRYYAICCQPLVYRNKMTPVRVTLMLGGCWVIPTFISFLPIMQSWNAIGIEDIIEDRKFSNITNETYCVFLVNRPYALICSAVAFYVPLGLMVLAYQRIYVTAMEHARQIGTLQRAGSAPDSYLSHDQQGSSRMKIETKAAKTLAVIMGCFCLCWAPFFITNVVDPFIHYSVPWQMWTAWLWLGYVNSGLNPFLYAFLNRAFRRAFLMILCCGDERYARQGSYVPSRPYSASANGTSIALRLSFIPSRSYSDNGKRILSSELESQDSTGYNTDRLSL; from the exons ATGACTGTTCTTGGAAACCTGCTTGTAATGGTGGCTCTTTGCAAAGACAGGCAGTTAAG GAAGAAGAAGACCAACTACTTCATTGTGTCGCTGGCATTTGCAGATCTCCTGGTTGCACTTTTAGTGATGCCGTTTGCGGCCATAGAGCTGACCACTGGCCAGTGGAGGTATGGGGAGACGTTCTGCCTGGTGCGCACCTCGCTGGATGTGCTGCTGACCACTGCTTCAATACTGCACCTGTGCTGCATAGCCCTCGATCG GTACTATGCTATTTGCTGCCAGCCACTTGTGTACAGGAATAAAATGACTCCGGTGAGAGTGACCCTGATGCTGGGAGGATGCTGGGTAATCCCCACCTTCATCTCTTTCCTTCCCATCATGCAAAGCTGGAATGCCATTGGCATTGAGGACATT ATCGAGGACAGGAAGTTCAGCAACATCACCAACGAGACGTACTGCGTCTTCCTGGTCAACCGGCCATACGCGCTCATATGTTCGGCAGTGGCCTTCTATGTTCCGCTGGGGCTGATGGTCCTGGCCTACCAGCGCATCTATGTGACAGCAATGGAGCACGCGCGACAGATCGGCACTCTCCAGAGAGCCGGCTCTGCGCCCGACAGCTACCTCAGCCACGACCAGCAGGGCTCCAGCCGCATGAAAATCGAGACCAAGGCGGCCAAGACGCTGGCTGTTATCATGGGGTGCTTTTGCCTCTGCTGGGCTCCCTTCTTCATCACCAATGTGGTGGACCCTTTCATCCACTACAGCGTTCCCTGGCAGATGTGGACGGCCTGGCTGTGGCTGGGCTACGTCAACTCGGGTCTAAACCCATTCCTATATGCCTTCCTAAACCGGGCCTTCCGCCGCGCCTTCCTTATGATCCTCTGCTGTGGGGATGAACGCTATGCGAGGCAGGGAAGCTACGTCCCCTCCAGACCGTACTCAGCCTCGGCTAATGGGACATCCATTGCTCTCAG ATTGTCCTTCATTCCCAGCCGAAGCTACAGCGACAATGGCAAGCGAATTCTGTCCAGTGAGCTTGAATCTCAGGACTCCACTGGCTACAACACAGACAGACTCTCTCTCTGA